From the genome of Pelobacter propionicus DSM 2379, one region includes:
- a CDS encoding MalY/PatB family protein, whose protein sequence is MADSPFDFDSIVDRSNSGSEKWDRYKGRDIIPLWVADMDFRSPPAIIRALHERVDHGLFGYTRPWQGVTDAVMEHLERDFHWRIEAEWIVWLPGLVCGLNVLCRAVGEIGDDVVTLTPVYPPFLSAPSLSRRNLVTVPLVLRGTRWEADRDELERAITPRSRLLLLCSPHNPVGRCWTREELLGFADLAKRHNLVIGSDEIHAGLVLDQEKCHLPLATLSPDAARRTITLMAPSKTFNIPGLGCSFAIIPDQGLRDSFRKAKAGIVPHVNSLGYTATEAAYRHGGEWRLALIDYLRDNRDLVIRAVGRMPGLSVTPVEATYLAWIDARKSGIDHPARFFEQAGVGLSDGAPFGAPGFVRLNFGCPRPLLEEALGRMERALARP, encoded by the coding sequence ATGGCCGATTCCCCATTCGATTTCGACAGCATCGTCGACCGGAGCAACAGCGGCAGCGAGAAGTGGGACAGGTACAAGGGGCGCGACATCATCCCGCTCTGGGTGGCGGATATGGACTTCCGCTCCCCCCCGGCAATCATCCGGGCCCTGCACGAGCGGGTGGACCACGGTCTCTTCGGCTACACCCGCCCCTGGCAGGGGGTGACCGATGCGGTCATGGAGCACCTGGAGCGCGACTTCCACTGGAGGATCGAGGCGGAGTGGATTGTTTGGCTCCCCGGCTTGGTCTGCGGCCTGAACGTGCTCTGCCGGGCCGTGGGAGAGATTGGTGACGACGTGGTCACCCTCACCCCGGTCTACCCCCCCTTCCTGTCGGCCCCATCCCTCTCCCGCCGCAACCTGGTCACGGTTCCGCTGGTTCTCCGGGGCACGCGCTGGGAGGCTGACAGGGATGAGCTGGAGCGGGCCATCACCCCCCGCAGCCGACTGCTGCTGCTCTGCTCCCCCCACAACCCGGTGGGGCGCTGCTGGACGAGGGAGGAGCTGCTCGGCTTCGCGGATCTGGCCAAACGCCACAATCTGGTCATCGGCTCCGACGAGATCCACGCCGGCCTGGTCCTTGATCAAGAGAAATGCCACCTCCCCCTGGCCACCCTCTCCCCGGACGCGGCCAGACGCACCATCACCCTGATGGCCCCCAGCAAGACCTTCAACATCCCCGGCCTGGGCTGTTCCTTCGCCATCATCCCGGACCAGGGGTTGCGCGACAGCTTCAGGAAGGCCAAAGCGGGGATCGTTCCCCACGTGAACAGCCTCGGCTACACCGCAACCGAGGCTGCCTACCGCCATGGTGGGGAATGGCGCCTGGCGCTGATCGACTACCTGCGGGACAACCGGGACCTGGTGATCCGGGCGGTGGGGCGCATGCCCGGCCTGTCAGTCACGCCGGTGGAGGCCACCTACCTGGCCTGGATCGATGCCCGCAAAAGCGGGATCGACCATCCGGCACGCTTCTTCGAGCAGGCCGGGGTGGGGCTCTCCGACGGAGCCCCCTTTGGAGCCCCCGGCTTCGTGCGCCTGAACTTCGGCTGCCCCCGCCCCCTGCTGGAGGAGGCGCTGGGGCGTATGGAGCGTGCTTTGGCGCGTCCCTGA
- a CDS encoding DMT family transporter translates to MRLSRSPYILLVLSSLIWSGNFVVGRGLRGAVPPISLAFWRWAVALAILLPLSWPILRRQWPLLRRNWRLLALNGLLGVAGFNTLLYIALQSTTATNALLIDSTIPVFIALLSWLFGEGALTRRQLLGVLVSLAGVITIICRADVRSLVSFQANRGDLWVLLAVVCWALYTVLLRRLPDGAHPLGVLTVMVMVGLLGLAPFYFWELGQGGRVLLTAPVVVGLAYVGLFASVLAFIMWNRAVVQVGANRAGLFVHLMPLFGTILSVLFLGESFHLFHLSGMALIFSGIYLTTSG, encoded by the coding sequence ATGCGACTTTCCCGCTCCCCCTATATTCTGCTGGTGCTGAGCTCCCTGATCTGGTCCGGAAATTTCGTGGTGGGGAGAGGACTGCGGGGCGCCGTTCCCCCCATTTCACTGGCATTCTGGCGCTGGGCCGTGGCGCTTGCCATCCTGCTCCCCCTTTCCTGGCCCATCCTGCGCCGGCAATGGCCGCTTCTTCGGCGCAACTGGAGGCTCCTCGCCCTGAACGGGCTTTTGGGGGTGGCCGGCTTCAACACCCTGCTCTACATCGCCCTCCAGTCGACAACCGCAACCAATGCGCTCCTGATTGACTCCACCATCCCGGTTTTCATTGCATTGCTCTCATGGCTCTTCGGCGAGGGCGCCCTGACCCGGCGCCAGCTGCTGGGGGTGCTGGTCTCCCTGGCAGGGGTCATTACCATCATCTGCCGGGCCGATGTGCGCTCGCTTGTGTCGTTCCAGGCCAACCGGGGCGATCTGTGGGTGCTGCTGGCGGTCGTCTGCTGGGCGCTCTACACGGTGCTGCTGCGGCGATTGCCGGACGGCGCCCATCCCTTGGGCGTCCTGACCGTCATGGTCATGGTCGGTCTTTTGGGGTTGGCTCCATTCTATTTCTGGGAACTGGGGCAGGGGGGGAGGGTGCTGCTGACCGCCCCGGTAGTGGTCGGTCTGGCCTATGTGGGGCTGTTCGCCTCGGTGCTGGCGTTCATCATGTGGAACCGGGCGGTGGTGCAGGTGGGCGCTAACAGGGCCGGCCTGTTCGTGCACCTCATGCCGCTGTTCGGCACGATCCTCTCGGTCCTGTTTCTGGGCGAGTCGTTCCACCTCTTCCATCTGTCCGGCATGGCGCTGATCTTCTCCGGCATCTACCTGACAACCAGCGGATGA